In Juglans microcarpa x Juglans regia isolate MS1-56 chromosome 1S, Jm3101_v1.0, whole genome shotgun sequence, the genomic stretch ACGTCTTTGTCCGGCATCTAGTAACCTCACTATATCACTGCTGTTTGGAGATCTCAAATACTCACCTCCAAAAATTGAGACAATTGCCTTaacaaattttttcatgctttgtCGTGCGGTGCTTTCTCCGATTCTTATGTACTCGTCCATTAGATCTGCGGTGACCCCATATGCTAGCATCCTAATTGCCGCAGTCATCTTTTGAAGGGAAGACAATCCAAACCTCCCACTAGCATCTCTCTTTTGGACAAAATAATCAGCGCGGGAGACTACTATATCATGTATGCGTAAAAAAAGATCACGACTCATTCGAAACCTCCTCCTAAAAAGATATGGTGGATATATTGGTATTTCAGCAAAGTAATCATTCCAAAGGCGTTGATGACCTTCGAATGAATCACGTCTGATGAACCTACGACGTTGAGGAGTACAACAAGGTGTAGAGGATGTTCCCTCAGATATCATTGCAATTGTTTGCATCATATCCAACTTATGATCAGAATAATcatcatcaaaatttgaagagggATCCATAGCAAATTGAGGGAGAAAACTAGAAGAATTGGAGGAAAGAAGTTTCGTTTTTGATGAGTGTAGTTAGAGAATGGTTCTATATATAGGGTTTGATCATCAACTACTAGTTACAACTAAAAAAATTGGTAAAAGAATAAGGGTTGGCTACAAATTAGTTCATTCAAGAATTGTAAATGGTGATTGGTTGGTATAATAAGTTGTTGGCATGTTTGTTGGCTTCAACCACAATTCCAAATGTAAATGTTGGATAGAAGAAATGTTGGTATGTTTGTATATGTGATTGTTGGGTGAATGGttgacaaaatatatttattgaacaattaagttgagggaaaaaatagttgaaaaataataattttatttattaataaagttattaattaatatatgaagtgtatttgtaaaatatttataaaaaattatatattattaaaatatataatattttattattatttagactttaagatagctagtccaatgtggactaATTACAAGTCCATGTTATGCCCAAAATCTATcattctagctaaattttagccattgccaatgcgagtttttttttttcccctatttGGAATTTTGGATCATGGGTGACTTAGAGTTTCTGCATGGCTGCCGCCAATGGCCCCAGGCCAATTCGGTGCCGGCCTTTCACTCTAGAACCTTTGCTGACATGGTTCAGGACTCTCCTCAACCTCTGCCTGAAGTACTGGTCCTGTTTTGATCTCATAATACCTTGGAGGGAAAGGTCTGCATTGTTTTCTCTAAAGATGAAATCGAGAGGTCTGCATTGTCGTTTCGATTCTCTTTGGTTCTGAAGTTTTTACGTCCAAGGCCTTCATtggattttattctttctttcattaGAACATGGTGGGGGTTGACTAAACAACCAATGGTTTCTAGGCCTCAAAATGTTTTTATCTGCCTAACATCAGAGGAGGATTTTGTCAAAGCGTTTGCTCGGGAGTCTTGTGAGATTGATGGGATTCAATATCGTGTGTTTCACTGAACTTCGGATTTTCAAGAGGACCAAGAACCAGTTTGTGTTCCTGTTTGGATCTTGCTGCCGGGGTTGCC encodes the following:
- the LOC121245544 gene encoding uncharacterized protein LOC121245544 isoform X1 codes for the protein MDPSSNFDDDYSDHKLDMMQTIAMISEGTSSTPCCTPQRRRFIRRDSFEGHQRLWNDYFAEIPIYPPYLFRRRFRMSRDLFLRIHDIVVSRADYFVQKRDASGRFGLSSLQKMTAAIRMLAYGVTADLMDEYIRIGESTARQSMKKFVKAIVSIFGGEYLRSPNSSDIVRLLDAGQRRGFPSMLGSIDCMHWKWKNCPTAWKYGINPSWAILVKTISSPQGNKKKHFAACQESTRKDVERAFGVLQCRFAIVRGLARFFHPEVLKDIIYACIILHNIIFEEERHLYLGAEQFIYEQTEETRNEPISRDNILEFIEFIA
- the LOC121245544 gene encoding uncharacterized protein LOC121245544 isoform X2, translating into MDPSSNFDDDYSDHKLDMMQTIAMISEGTSSTPCCTPQRRRFIRRDSFEGHQRLWNDYFAEIPIYPPYLFRRRFRMSRDLFLRIHDIVVSRADYFVQKRDASGRFGLSSLQKMTAAIRMLAYGVTADLMDEYIRIGESTARQSMKKFVKAIVSIFGGEYLRSPNSSDIVRLLDAGQRRGFPSMLGSIDCMHWKWKNCPTAWKCRAPPCNYTINANVEPS